A genomic window from Phycisphaerales bacterium includes:
- a CDS encoding DUF3427 domain-containing protein, with amino-acid sequence MPKSIPPGITRDHVLLAASDIDAGLGREFGPHTGYEAIVNNKAYAPKALVGVAAGHAFGQPLGPADFSGGEAPGQANHYLRNLGFRIERLGPAGERWSDDEIQRVITVYMGMVRAHIAGKAPSVSSEAEALDRELGRTNSSTFAIRNVSAALRDLGFPFLIAADPKDRPGQKHLREILKQRLEDHPDEAALVRSLLVPRAPKLPGNRLAVGQQYSRAMLRELAGLPGKGGDFDTGYTELGGEFIIFSTLGEARTGHNYGNRWLSDSEFAWYGKNGTTVWQPRIQAMVSGRTPVHLFTREHDRAMFTYHGLARATQTFDETPVKVHWGVQAVTDDLTSPDEVPATLVREGAVRQITVNAYERSRKAKAACVKHWGTGCYCCGLKMEDRYGEIAEGFIHAHHLNPVASIGREYTLDPVKDLRPVCPNCHAIIHLKTPAMKVDELRDLLSGRQ; translated from the coding sequence ATGCCCAAATCCATCCCGCCAGGTATCACTCGCGACCACGTCCTGCTCGCCGCTTCGGACATCGACGCGGGCTTGGGACGAGAGTTCGGGCCACATACCGGATACGAAGCCATCGTGAACAACAAGGCGTACGCGCCCAAGGCCCTCGTGGGGGTTGCTGCCGGGCACGCCTTTGGACAGCCACTCGGGCCCGCTGATTTCAGCGGCGGCGAAGCGCCGGGGCAAGCGAACCATTATCTCCGAAACCTCGGTTTTCGGATCGAGCGCCTGGGTCCAGCGGGGGAGAGATGGAGCGATGATGAGATCCAACGTGTGATCACTGTGTACATGGGCATGGTGCGTGCGCACATCGCAGGCAAGGCTCCGTCAGTCTCGAGCGAAGCCGAGGCGCTAGACCGGGAGCTTGGCCGCACCAATTCCAGCACATTCGCGATCCGAAACGTCAGCGCAGCCTTGCGGGATCTGGGTTTCCCCTTCCTCATCGCGGCCGATCCGAAAGATCGACCCGGCCAGAAGCACCTTCGTGAGATCCTGAAGCAACGTTTGGAGGACCACCCCGACGAAGCCGCGCTGGTCCGTTCGCTCCTCGTCCCTCGCGCACCGAAGCTTCCTGGGAACCGACTCGCAGTTGGTCAGCAGTACTCCCGTGCCATGTTGCGGGAACTAGCAGGGCTTCCCGGGAAGGGCGGCGACTTCGACACGGGCTACACAGAGCTCGGGGGGGAGTTCATCATCTTCTCAACGCTGGGTGAGGCCAGGACTGGTCACAACTACGGGAATCGCTGGCTCAGCGACAGCGAGTTCGCGTGGTATGGGAAGAACGGCACGACGGTGTGGCAACCGCGCATTCAGGCAATGGTGAGCGGCCGCACGCCTGTCCACCTGTTCACCCGCGAGCACGACAGGGCCATGTTCACCTATCACGGGCTCGCGCGGGCAACTCAGACGTTTGACGAAACGCCGGTAAAGGTGCACTGGGGAGTGCAGGCCGTGACAGACGACCTAACGAGCCCCGACGAAGTCCCTGCAACCCTCGTTAGAGAGGGCGCGGTGAGGCAGATAACCGTCAACGCCTATGAGCGCAGCCGCAAAGCGAAGGCGGCATGCGTAAAGCACTGGGGCACGGGCTGCTACTGCTGCGGGTTGAAAATGGAGGACCGGTACGGCGAGATCGCGGAGGGCTTCATCCATGCCCACCATCTCAACCCGGTGGCGTCGATCGGGAGGGAGTACACACTGGATCCGGTGAAGGACCTACGCCCCGTGTGCCCGAACTGCCACGCGATCATTCACCTGAAGACGCCCGCAATGAAGGTGGACGAACTACGGGATCTGCTTTCCGGGCGGCAATGA
- a CDS encoding endonuclease NucS domain-containing protein codes for MRNYYRVMLGKGSAHAEACFGEGFIGTDYEIDEDLSGQFHDRWQDFNREFIPKFQKVHPQKTKIGAGLAMAALWTVSRGILVGDIVLCPDGRGSCRVCEVTGDYFYRGGAILQHRRPVRWLDRTIQKSEMSAELRASTFTQGTVVDLNKHRAEIELLLGGAGPVQPPIPGAGEAGIEDTAEFVMEKHLEDFLVENWAQTELGREYEVYSEDGERVGKQYPTDTGPIDILAISKSKKRLLVVELKRGRASDVAVGQILRYMGFVQDELAEEGQDVRGVIIASEEDPKLRRALSVTPAIEFYKYQVSFRLQKA; via the coding sequence ATGAGGAACTACTACCGGGTGATGTTGGGAAAGGGAAGCGCCCACGCCGAAGCGTGCTTCGGTGAGGGTTTCATCGGAACCGACTACGAGATCGATGAGGACCTGAGCGGCCAGTTCCACGACCGCTGGCAGGACTTCAACCGGGAGTTCATCCCAAAATTCCAGAAGGTCCACCCGCAGAAGACCAAGATCGGTGCGGGGCTCGCCATGGCAGCGCTGTGGACCGTGTCGCGGGGGATTCTGGTTGGCGACATCGTGCTTTGTCCGGACGGACGCGGCTCTTGCCGAGTGTGCGAAGTAACCGGCGACTACTTCTACCGGGGGGGTGCGATTCTCCAGCACCGCCGGCCAGTGCGCTGGTTGGACCGCACCATCCAGAAGTCGGAAATGTCGGCCGAGCTGCGGGCTTCCACCTTCACGCAGGGGACCGTGGTCGATCTGAACAAGCACCGTGCGGAGATCGAACTCCTCTTAGGGGGCGCGGGGCCGGTGCAGCCTCCTATCCCTGGCGCAGGCGAAGCCGGCATAGAGGACACAGCCGAGTTCGTGATGGAGAAGCACCTAGAGGACTTCCTCGTCGAGAACTGGGCTCAGACGGAGCTCGGCCGCGAGTACGAGGTCTATTCCGAGGACGGAGAACGGGTGGGCAAGCAGTACCCCACCGACACCGGCCCGATCGACATTCTGGCCATCAGCAAGAGCAAGAAGAGGCTCCTGGTGGTCGAGCTCAAAAGGGGGCGCGCGAGCGACGTGGCCGTAGGGCAGATCCTCCGGTACATGGGCTTCGTCCAGGACGAGCTTGCCGAGGAAGGCCAGGACGTGCGAGGCGTGATCATCGCATCGGAGGAAGACCCCAAGCTGCGGCGAGCGCTCTCAGTCACGCCGGCCATCGAGTTCTACAAGTACCAGGTCAGCTTTAGGCTCCAGAAAGCATAA